The region GCTGCGTGAAAGCGACACAAGCCGAGGCTACACAGGTGCGGGCGGGATGTGCAGCGACGCGGGATATTAACCGAACATCTTTAAAAacgctttaaaaacaaattctaAAAGTAGATATTTATTCACGGCAACGTCGGTAACCTGCCACCCAGCGGGACAGACGCTTATTTTCCCAAGGCCAGTCAGCTGCGCTAAATACTAAAGCGCGTCTGTTGTAACCTGAAGAGAAGGTTCCACTTTTGCGCGCCTGTCGTGGCCTCCTTCAACCCGATAGTTACAGAACCTTTAGTTCTGGAGCCGTGCTGGGGTCaagtgtcccccctcccccgtcatGTGACGCTAACCGGATCAAATTGATCCCGACCGTTGCCTTTAAAAACGGCCCATTTCACGAGTCTGGGTCAGATGACGGTTTCAGGGCGCCTCCTCTATAGCAGCTTTGTTTTACAGACCTGTTTCTGCCCCTCTCATATCAATCATTTACGCATCTTTTTCACGCACTTGATTGACTCTGTCAGTCCGTTTAGCTCCAGTAAACCCTGCTGTCACTGTTTGTGCACAAACCTGCGTTCATCTCCGATTCTCCCTCTCAACAGAGCATCTGGTGGTGGCTGTGCCCGTCGCAGTCATCTCGGCCATCGGAGGGTTCCTTGTCAGCCAGTACCTGAACAGGCGTTGCTGTACGAAGGGCCTGGTGAACACGTCCATCAGTAAAGACAGCCCCAAAGTGGTCCACAGCTTTGACATGGAGGACATTGGTTCTAAAGCTGTCTACTGCCGCTGCTGGAAGTCAAAGAAGGTCAGGCACCTGCCTCATAGTTGCTCTTCTGCAGAGGGTTTAGATCATTCCAAAACCTTTTTATTGGTGAAATGGGGCTCTTTATGCGTCGCACACACTCTGTGTTTCATAACTGTAGTGCAAAAGGTGGTTTGATAAGAGGGACTGCGTTTTTGCCCCTCTAACATTGTGCAATTGTGCTTGCAGTTCCCTTACTGTGACGGGTCCCACTCCAAACACAACGACGAGACCGGGGACAACGTCGGACCGCTCATCATCAAGAAGAAGGACACTTAAGCCAAGAGGCTGCGTAACAGCTTTGCACCTGCCTTCTCCCATCAGCTCCAGTTCATTGTGATGTTTGTCTAGAATAATTGATCCTTAACTTAATAGGGCAAAAACTCTAAAAATCCTAATCAAAAGAGGTTCCAAATGTCTGCGCTGCGCCATTGTTGACCGCCGTGGAATCAAAGGTCATTTCAGGACAGATAAGATGAGGGACTTTGACTCCAGACGCAAAGGTATTCTGACTTTTGCTGCAGGAGGTGTTAAAGCGGGACGCGGCCTGCAACCCTTAATGTGCAGCACATGGGTGTAAAATAACGCACTTATAATTTGCCTTAGTCGGTGTTCTGAAGCCTGCGGCTGTGTGTTATAACCAATCCGATCACACGTGACCAGCGCGAATGTCCGTTTCTGTCAGGGTTGGAGGGCCACAAATGGAAGCCGCGTCTGTTTGTTGGAGTTTTTGTTTTCATGCCGGCTGTGGTGTCTGACTTAATTCGTTCTTCTGTTTGTTGTGAATAAAACCTGCACATCTTATTTGTTAAATGactattttttaattattgtccCTCGAGCCGCGGGGCCGAGCTGCCCGTCTGCGGGGAGACTGTGTTCCTGCACAAACGGCTGGCCGTGGTCACCGCAGTGGCCCCCGTGAGTGTGTGGAGGGGCTGCTGCAGtgtccaccagcaccagtggccaTTTTAAGACGCGGCAGTGTTAATGACGGCCGCTAGAAGACGCTGTGTTAACACGGGTCgtccacgaaaaaaaaaaaaaaaaaaaagccgtgTACGCGAGGACGGTGGGCCCCTGCTCCCATAgtgacacgcacacgcacgcacacacgagGTATCTGGCAGCGTGCCAGATGCAATGGAGGACTCTCAGAAGAGGTGGAGTGGACTCCACTGTCCCTGCGTGAGGAGTCACCTTTCACAGGCAGTTCACATCAGAGCCAACACTTCCAACAGGACtcttagcatgctagctaaaTATGCTAAGTAGGGTAaattacttctttttttttttcttacctcTAAGCAACTGAGTTGGTTGAATGGCTTTTTATGAGCTCTGCttttcaaatgtaaatgttgtaaAGACAACAGAGCCACAGCCCGATGGTCGTTGCATTTAAATGACAATGTAAACATTTGCATAGGTACAATGCGGGGTTTGTTGGCgattatttgtttattttgcgAACCTGTCACATTTATATCGTGCGTTTTTATCTGACGTGAAACTTAATGTTCCCGGTGAAGCTGCGGGAAACTGCGCTTTCCGTTGTGATTGCAAGTTTCGCCGGTACTTTTTCTGTGTTCTTTGCGGGTGTCAGCCGCGTTCGGCGTCGGCACATTTGAAACCAAATGGTGACACTTCCAATAAGCATTAATGTAAAGATGGTGACAGCTCGGGTGACGCATGTGAGGAGCTAATATCTCCCTTCGGATGGTGATCGGACACTGGCGCAAGCTGCGGAGCGGTCAGACAACGCGGGCCGGAGGTGGAAATGTGCCGTTAATCGCCCTTTTTGCTGCTCGGATGACGGATATTAATGGCTCGCTCCGGCCACGGTCTCGGCAGCAAAGTCCACTTCGCATTTTGAGCGACGCCCCCTAAATTCCGTGCAGAGTGTTTGCAGACCCTCCGGgacggagaggtggaggaggaatcGGCAGCTCCGTCGTCCGTATACGCTCCAATCCCCACGTAATTCATTTATGACTTGGCTGTATTTTCGGACGGGACAGCTCGGGACGCGTTCGGAAGGTAAGCGGAGACGTTTTAGCGGCACTTCCTGTTGATTTGTGCCGTTACGCGTCGGTCGCTGCGCGCAGCGCCGTGTCGCAGCGACCGCTCGGACTGTGGTCAGCGCTTCGTGGCGTCGCTCGAACACCGTTCTAGGTAATCTCCCCGACGCCGAAAACGATCGATCGGGCTCCTCCGTCGAGCCGTCGAAACGTTTTCTTTTCGGATCGTCCTTCGACCGACGCGTATGTGCCCCCCTCCCTCGTTTAATCGCCGGTGGATATTTTCTACAAATGTGGCCACGGAATATAAGcctgctcttttttttacccACGGCAACCGCATCGTTGCGCACCTCGCTCCTCGTCGTCGATAGCAGACAAAAGacagcctgttttttttccgcTCCTCTAAATAGGCTTTCTCTGGTGAGCTTAAGCTTTGGCTGGCACATATAACAGCAGTcgtcaaaatgtatttgaaaaGCGCGCTCCACATTTGACCTGCGCATATGCGCATATCTTTGCATATTGTTGTCGCTCTGTTATTGATTGCATTGATATACCGTGAAATTCTTAAAGGGATACTGCCTCCTGTATGCGGAAATAACTGGCGAGCCCTGCTCCCAGCCGGAGCCGCGGCTCTCTTCCGTTCCCTTCCCGCAGCTTTAGTTTTAAATCgatttatttaaattctttttacacaaatttcccactttttttttttttaaatttttttttttttttttaaatgtcacttcGGCGACACCCCGCGTGGATTTTGTCCCCCCCCGGTCTGCGGGTGCTGGCGCTGCATTTGTTTACAACGTTCCTTTTCTTTACCTTTGTCTGTTCTTTACCCGCCGTTTGTGTTTCTCCAGGActctgaggctgctgcagagaatGGGAATAGGGACACAGGCCAAAGCTTGCCATTTTGGCTGAAGTAGCAGAAGGACAGTTGTCAGCCCCACATTGGCGTCATTCCCCTTATCCCTCATCACTCCTcctacaaacacaaacacacaaacaaggacAGATACCCCCCTCGCAGCGTCTGCTATGTCCACCGCCGTAGATATTGCTGGCCCTTCCTCCCCAGATCAGGCCCACAGCAGCTCCAAAATCCCCAACGAGCCACTGAGACCCAGCCTGAAGCGCTCCAACCATCCCTACAGCCTCTCCCATTACATCTCCACCCCTTCCCCAGCTGTGGATGTCAAAAGCCTGATCCAGCCCTCACCAGCCCAGGAGCGAGCCGCACAACCCGCGCACACAAAGCCCCGCCGGGCACCCTCCTGGCCCGACATGTGGGAGTCGCCCAGCGGGCTCCACCTGGCCCACGCCGCGGAGCTGCTGATGCGCGCGGGGTTGCTGGCTCTGACCCCCGCCACCACGGAGCAGGCCGGCCTGGGCGCCCAGAGCAGCCAGCCGGCCAAAAGAGAGGACGTGGAGGCCAAGGCGGAGAAGGCCGAGAGGGAAGGAGGCGGGTCCGGGcccgaggaggaagaggaggactcCTCTGGATGCGTCACAGACTTCCAACCCTACCTTGGTGCCTGGTTCCCCTTCAGCCCCACCCTGTTCCCCCTCACCGGCTTCCAGATGAGCGGGGGCCACTGGAGGAGCGCGGCCATGGGCGCCGAAGGCGGCGAGGGGCTGGTGGCTGAGGGCTACTCTCCCGGCTCTCTGGGCGGGGGCAGCGGAGGGAGACGGAAGAGGAAGCGGTGCGGAGAGTGCGTGCCTTGCCGACGTCAGACGAACTGCGAACAGTGCAGCAGCTGCCGCAATCGCAAGAGAGGACACCAGATCTGTAAATACAGGAAGTGCgaggagctgaagaggaaaCCAGG is a window of Takifugu rubripes chromosome 14, fTakRub1.2, whole genome shotgun sequence DNA encoding:
- the LOC101071282 gene encoding CXXC-type zinc finger protein 5-like; translated protein: MSTAVDIAGPSSPDQAHSSSKIPNEPLRPSLKRSNHPYSLSHYISTPSPAVDVKSLIQPSPAQERAAQPAHTKPRRAPSWPDMWESPSGLHLAHAAELLMRAGLLALTPATTEQAGLGAQSSQPAKREDVEAKAEKAEREGGGSGPEEEEEDSSGCVTDFQPYLGAWFPFSPTLFPLTGFQMSGGHWRSAAMGAEGGEGLVAEGYSPGSLGGGSGGRRKRKRCGECVPCRRQTNCEQCSSCRNRKRGHQICKYRKCEELKRKPGGPGFDSRVPGFDLRGSDFTLGLAQERSNSSLDG
- the zgc:110843 gene encoding CDGSH iron-sulfur domain-containing protein 1, with the protein product MSASALSSTALPAASSSGFRLSKEHLVVAVPVAVISAIGGFLVSQYLNRRCCTKGLVNTSISKDSPKVVHSFDMEDIGSKAVYCRCWKSKKFPYCDGSHSKHNDETGDNVGPLIIKKKDT